The Natrinema amylolyticum genome includes the window CGACGGCCGCCGTTCGCCCGGCGTGGATCTCGTAGCCCGAGGCGGGACCGTCGGCCCCCGATAGCAGCGGCGACGCGGTCCCGTCGACGGGAACCGTCGTCCGCTCGAGGCGTTTGTCGCCCTCGAAGCGGGTTTCGACGGGCAGGAGACCGAGTCCGTCGACGACGTCGTCTCCGCCCGTCCCCTCGAGCGCGGCGTTGGTGATCCGCTCGCCGAGCATCTGATAGCCGCCGCAGACGCCGACGATCGGGCCGTCGAAGGCCGCGAGCGCGTCGGCGAACCCGGCTTCGTGAAGCGCCAGGAGGTCGTCGACCGTGTTCTTCGTGCCCGGAATGACGACCGCGTCGGCGTCGACGTCCGCGAGCGGATCGTCGGTGAGGTCATCGTCGACCGGGACGTACACCACCGAGACGCCGGGTTCGTCGGCCAGTGCCTCGAGATCGGTCGCGTTCGAGATCCTGGGTAGCCGCGGAACGGCGATCCGGATCCGTCGGTCGGCGGGAACGCCGTCGTCCTCGCCGGCGACGCCTCGTTCTTCGGTCCCGGGGAGACCGACGCTGTCCTCCTCGGGGAGGCCCGGGTCGTCGTAGGGCAACACCCCCAGAATCGGGACGCCGGTCTTCGACTCGATCTCCTCGATACCGGGCTCGAGCAGCGACGGATCCCCCCGGAACTTCGTGATCACCGCACCGACGATGCGCTCGCGAATCTCGTCGGGGACGAGTTCGATCGTGCCGTAGAGGCTGGCGAAGGCCCCGCCGCGTTCGATGTCGACCAGCAGGAGGATGTCGGCGTCCGCGAAGTGGGCGGTCTCGACGTTCGCGAGGTCCCGGTCGTGGAGGTTGATCTCGCCGATGCTGCCCGCGCCCTCGGCGACGATCACGTCGTTGTCGGCCGCTAGTCTGCGGTAGGACTCCGCGGCGGCCTCGCGTGCTCGCTCCCAGTACTCCTCGTAGTAGGTGCCGGCGGGCACGTGGTCGTGGGCCTCCCCTTGCAACACCAACTGGCTCTCGCCGTCGCCCCGGGGCTTGAGGAGCACGGGATTGCAGTCCGTGGTCGGCGTCATCCGGGCCGCTCGAGCCTGGACGAACTGCGAGACGCCGATCTCGCCCCATCGGCCGCCGTTTCCGTCGTCCGACTCGACGCCCTGCCGGCCGTCCGCGTCCGGCCGAACGACGACGCGAGCGTTGTTGCTCATGTTCTGGCCCTTGAACGGCGCGACGTCGATCCCGCGATCCGCGAGTAATCGACAGAGGCCGGCCGCGACCGTCGACTTACCGACGTGGCTCGCGGTTCCGGCGACGAGAAGCGTTCTGGTCATCCGCGTTGGGGGTACTCGAGCGGCGGGCAGTATCGTCCTATCGGTTCCGGCTGTTCCGAACGCTACGTTCGAATCGAGAGCGCGGCGCCTCCGGACGGCCTATTCCGTCCGATATCGCGCGTCCCAGCGCGGCCCGGCGCGACTCGAGAGGACGAGTCCGAGGATCCCCATGCCGATGCCGGCGAGCGCGAGGACGGCGGCGAGTTCCGCGGACGGGGGAACGACGACGAAGCCGGCGACCAGCGTCGGCACGAGCGGGACGGCGACGCCGACCGTAAACGTCGCGAAGCGGACGGCGTCGAAGAGGAACTCGTTGGGGTCGAAGCCGGCGATGTAGACGGTCAGGCCGTAGTAGTACAGCGCGTAGCCGGCCAGCAGCATCGCCCCGACGGCGGCGTCGACGAGCGTCGCGTCGAACCAGACGACGGCCGCGAGATAGGGCACGGCGACCGCCGGCGCGCCGACCAGGACGAACGCGATCCGTTTCGCGCGGAAGACGTCCGCGATCGAGACGGGATACGTGAGGTAGGCCTCGAGCGAATCGAACTGGGTCAGCCAGTTGTAGGTCGTAAACGCCGAGAGGCCGAGGACGCCGCCGAAGAAGATCCCGGGCGCGGGCGCGATGCCGGTGATCGAGTCGACGACGCCGACGAGCGCGGCCACGAGCGCGAGCAGGATGCTCGCGGAGACGAACGGCTTCCAGACGCCGCCCGAGGAGCGCGCGAGGTCGAGCAGCGACTTCGTGACCAGCGGTGCGTTCTCGAGCGGGAGCGCCTCACTGAGTCGGGCGAAGCGGTCGGTGGCGGTCCGCGAGGGACGGCCGTAGGTCGGATCGTAGATCGCGAGCGAGCCCGCCACGAGGACGAGGGTCCCGACGGCCAGTCCGCCGGCGGTGACCGGAGATCCGGTAATCGGCACGAGGACGGACTGAAGCGCACCCAGCCCGCCGACCGCCCAGCCGCCGACGACGGCGAGCCCGATCCCGAGGCCGATCGCCCACGGCGGCACGCCGCGCGTGCGGACGGCGATCAGGGCGACGGTCACGGCCATTCCGACGGTGAAAACGAGACAGAGCGAGAGCCAGAACAGGCCGACCGAGAGCGGCGTCGTCGCAGACAGGCCGTCGACCGCGACGCTCCCGAGCGACATGGGCAAGACGAACGCGACCGCGTAAAACAGCCCGTCTTTCAGGAGGAACGCGCCCAGCAACCGCCGCCGCGAGAGCGGCAGCGTCGTCGACGACGAGAGCAACAGCGACAGCCGCCCGAAGACGTTCTCGAGCATGTCCGACCCGGCGAAGCCCGCAGTGCCGCTGTAGAGCCCGAAGCCGACGGCGAGGACGTGCAGGCCGCCGACGACCGTCCCGGGCGCGGTGCCGGTCTCGACGAGCGCGACTGCTCCGCTCATCGCGAGGACGGCGATTACGAGCGGGAACAGCGCGAACCGCCAGCCGCCGAAGAGCTGGGTGTGCAGTCGCCACTCCTCGCGAAAGAGGATCGCGAGCAGCCGCGGGGTCGAGAGCCCGGGACCCGATCGGCTCGAGTCCGTCGCGCTCGCGCCGTCAGTCGCATTCGTTCCGGTCATGCGTCAAGTTGCTCGAGCGTGGGCGTGTCTCGCGCGCCTTCGCCCTCGACGCGGTCGAGGAAGATATCGAGCAGCGACTCGTCGTCGCCGTCCTCGAGCGAGCGTTCGGTCACGAGCTGACCGTCGGCGACGATGCCGACGCGGGTACAGATCTCCTCGGCGACGTCGATGTTGTGTGTCGAGACGAAGACGGCGTTGTCGCCGGCCGCGTAGGAGACGAGAAAGCGCTTGACCTGTTCCTGAACGAGCGGGTCGAGGTTCGCCAGCGGTTCGTCGATGAAGACTACATCGGGTTCGTGGACGAACGCCTGTGCGATCATCACTTTCTGTTGTTGCCCCCGGGAGAGATCGGTGTGCAGCGTGTCGAGTTTGTTCTCGAAGCCGAGCCGCTCGGCCCAGATGTCGGTCTGCGCCGCGATCCAGTCGGAATCGAGCTCCCGAACTTCGCCGACGAACTCGAGGTACTCGCGCGGCGTGAGAAAGCTCGGCGGCGATTCCTGTTCCGGCAGGATGCCGACCTTCCGGCGCGTCTCGATGGGGTCGGCGACCGGATCGGTCCCGAGGACGCTCACGTCGCCCGCATCCGGCTCGATCTGGCCGGTCAAGACCCGGATCGTGGTGGTCTTACCGGCACCGTTCGGGCCGAGAAAGCCGTACAGCTCTCCCCGGTCGACGTCGAACTCCATTCCATCCACAGCGTTGACGGATCCGTAGGACTTCCGCAGCCCGTCTACTCGAATGACACCCATTGACTGCCGAGTCTTTCTCAGTATCTGATAATAACTGTGTTGATAGGGAAATAGTGACAGCCGGACCCGTGCGCGATAGAGCGCTCGCAGCGAGCCGGTCAGAACTCGGTTCCCCGTCGCGCCCGCTGGCCGTCGTCGATCGGATGTTTCACCTTCCGGACGTTCGTGATCAGGTCCGCACGGTCCGCGAGGTAGTCGGGTTCCGTGTGACTCCCCGACAGCACCAGTTCGAGGTCGTCCGGCTTCGCGTCGATGAGGTCGTGCACGTCCGCTTCCGAGAGCAGGCCTCGGTCGGCGGCGTAGAGCACCTCGTCGAGGATCAGCATGTGGACCCCCGCCTCCGGCTCCGCGTCGAGATCGATCGGTTCGCCGAGGTCGGTCTCCTCGGCCGCCTCGAGCAACTCGTGAGCGCGCTCGAGGCCGGCCCGCGCCTCGGCCTCGTGTTGGTCCTCGTCGCTCCCGTCTTCCATGCCGTGCCAGCCGTAGTGGCCAAGGTTCTCGTAGCTGATTCCCGGTAGGGCGGCGATGGCGTTGTACTCGCCGCGAACGGCGTCGACGCTCGAGGCCCCGCCTTTCATGAACTGGAGCATGTGGACGCGGTAGCCGTGGCCGGCGGCCCGCATCCCCATGCCGAGCGTGGCCGTCGTCTTCCCCTTTCCGTCGCCCCACCAGACCTGTACGAGGCCGAACTCCTCGGGGGCGGCAGGGTCGATCCGCTCGGCCTCGGGCGTTCGTCCCTGTCCGGGCGTGTTCTCGACCGTGGACTCGGACGTCCGATCGTCGCTCATACCCGTGCCCTCGGGCCGATCGCACATGTAGTTGCCCCATCGATTCGTCAGGTCGCGAATCGGTCCGTTTCGGTCCGGTGACACCATTAACCAAACGTGTCTTTAGTCCGCGCTCCTAACGTCGCTGCACCCAATGTCACTCGAGTTCTCCTCGTCCGGCGAGACTCCCGGGTTCGAGTGCGTCATCGGCGCGCTCGACGACGAAGTGTGCCGGGAGATCATCGCGGTACTCGAGGAGCCGATGACGGTCGAGGACATCGCCGAGGCGACGGATCGGCCGCTCTCGACGACCTACCGCAAACTCGACTGTCTGACCGACGCCGGACTCGCCGAGGAGGCCGTCGGCGTCCGTGAGGGTCGCCACCGGAAGTCGCGATACGTTGCCAACCTCGACGGGATTTCGATCGTCCTCGACGACGACAACGAGTTGCGCGTCGATATCGAGCGCTCGACGGAGTTCGGCATCTGGTCGGAACTCCAGCGAGAGTTCTGAGGCGTGCTCTCTTCGAACAGCGAGAGAAGCCCGCCGTTTACGGCGGGCGAGGACGTCACCGCTCGCTCGGCTCTACTTCGGCGAGTCGGTCCGCGAGTTCCCGCCGTTCCGCCCGTCCCGCCACGTTCGTCAGCCACCGCTCCGGCAGCGCGCCCGCGCCGAACCGCGCTCCCGCGACGGCACCCGCGACCGCGCCGATCGTGTCCGCGTCCCCGCCTTCGTTGACCGCACCGACGACCGCCGTCTCGAGATCCGACGCCGTCAGCGCGTGATAGAGCGCCGTCCGGAGCGTCTCGACGGCGTCGTTCTCGGGAACCAGACTATCGGGATCGACGTTTTCAGGTATCGGCTCGAGTCGGTCGACCAGTTCAGGTGGTGCATCGTCGGAGAGCGCCGCGAGCGCGGTCTCGAGCGGGCGTTCATCCCCCTCGAGCACGGCGGCGATCGTCAGATTCAGCGCGGCACAGCCGTGGACGCAGCGCGGATCGGCGTGTGTCACCCGTGAGGACTCGCAGCTCACCCGCTCGAGTGCCTCGCGGTCGTCGGCGTAGGCGATCGCGAGCGGCGCACAGCGCATCACGCTGCCGTTCGTCGCTTTCCGCCCCGGTGACTTCGCCGCTCTGGCGGCCTCGGCCGCCTCGAGCGGCGGAGTGCCGTCCGCGATGCGACGGAGCGCCTCGGTCGTCGTGCCGCCGATCCCGAACGGCCCGCTCTCGTACCAGTCGACCAGCCGCGCCGCGAAGTCGTCCCGATCGAACCCGTCGCACGCGAGGAGGCTTCGAGCGAGAATCGTCGCGAGTTCCGTGTCGTCGGTCACCGTCCCCGGTGGTTTACCGTGGGTCCCGTCGCCGACGAACGACTCGAGGGTACCGTGCTCGCGGGCGATTCGCTCGGCCGGCCAGCCCTCGACGGGACGGCCGAGCGCGTCGCCACAGGACAGGCCGAGGAGGGCGACCCTCGCACGGTCTCGATCGACCATATCGGCGGTACGGTCGGCTCCGCCTTCAGCGCTGTCCTGGCCGCGACGACGATGGTACGAATCGTCGCCGCCGAGCGCTACGTCCCGACGAGATCGGCGTCCGTCGGCCCCTGTCCGTCGAACTCCCGGACGTACTCGTCGAGTCGCTCGGGATCCGACGCGCCCGGCAGTCGCTCGTCCGCAGTGGAACAGTCGGCGTCGACCCCGAGCCGGTCGCAGACGAGGTCCGCAGTCGCCTCGGCCATCCGGCGGTAGGTCGTCAGCTTCCCGCCGACGACGCTACAGCAGTTCGCGACGCCCTCGTCGGCGTGATCGAGGAGATGAAAGCCCCGCGAGATCCCGCGGCCGCCGCGGGCGGCCTCCTCTGGTTCGTACAGCGGGCGGACGCCCCACCACGTCCTGACGCGGGGAGCGTCGGCCACCGGTGGAAGCATCGCGGCGCACTCCCGGACCGTTTCCGCGACCTCCCACTCGGCCCGCTCGTAGTCGTCCGGATCGTCGACCGGCACGCTCGTCGTGCCGAGGACGACCTCGCCGTCGTGGGGAACGATGATATCGCCGTCGTCGGGCTCGCGACACCGGTTGAGGACCGGCTCGATGCCGTCGTACTCGACCGAGATCATGACGCCGCGGGTCGGCCGCATCTCGACGGTGAGACCCGCCATGTCGGCGATATGACCGGCGTGGGGGCCGGTCGCGTTCACGACGTAGTTCGGCCGCACCGTTTCGTCAGCGTCGCCGCCGAGCGCGACCGCCGTCACCTGCTCGTCCTCGACGGTCACGTCCGTGACCGGTGCGTGCGTACGGATTCGCGCGCCGTGCTCGCGGGCATCGGCCGCGTTGGCGGCGACCAGCCGAGAGGGGACGACGACGCCGTCCGGGACCCACATCGCTCGATCGACGTCATCGGCGAGGGTCGGGACCGCTTCGCGGGCGGC containing:
- a CDS encoding ABC transporter ATP-binding protein, which translates into the protein MGVIRVDGLRKSYGSVNAVDGMEFDVDRGELYGFLGPNGAGKTTTIRVLTGQIEPDAGDVSVLGTDPVADPIETRRKVGILPEQESPPSFLTPREYLEFVGEVRELDSDWIAAQTDIWAERLGFENKLDTLHTDLSRGQQQKVMIAQAFVHEPDVVFIDEPLANLDPLVQEQVKRFLVSYAAGDNAVFVSTHNIDVAEEICTRVGIVADGQLVTERSLEDGDDESLLDIFLDRVEGEGARDTPTLEQLDA
- a CDS encoding cob(I)yrinic acid a,c-diamide adenosyltransferase, whose product is MSDDRTSESTVENTPGQGRTPEAERIDPAAPEEFGLVQVWWGDGKGKTTATLGMGMRAAGHGYRVHMLQFMKGGASSVDAVRGEYNAIAALPGISYENLGHYGWHGMEDGSDEDQHEAEARAGLERAHELLEAAEETDLGEPIDLDAEPEAGVHMLILDEVLYAADRGLLSEADVHDLIDAKPDDLELVLSGSHTEPDYLADRADLITNVRKVKHPIDDGQRARRGTEF
- a CDS encoding cobyric acid synthase; the encoded protein is MTRTLLVAGTASHVGKSTVAAGLCRLLADRGIDVAPFKGQNMSNNARVVVRPDADGRQGVESDDGNGGRWGEIGVSQFVQARAARMTPTTDCNPVLLKPRGDGESQLVLQGEAHDHVPAGTYYEEYWERAREAAAESYRRLAADNDVIVAEGAGSIGEINLHDRDLANVETAHFADADILLLVDIERGGAFASLYGTIELVPDEIRERIVGAVITKFRGDPSLLEPGIEEIESKTGVPILGVLPYDDPGLPEEDSVGLPGTEERGVAGEDDGVPADRRIRIAVPRLPRISNATDLEALADEPGVSVVYVPVDDDLTDDPLADVDADAVVIPGTKNTVDDLLALHEAGFADALAAFDGPIVGVCGGYQMLGERITNAALEGTGGDDVVDGLGLLPVETRFEGDKRLERTTVPVDGTASPLLSGADGPASGYEIHAGRTAAVGDVTRPLGDSSAARGRVLGTYLHGLFDNDSVRTAFLEHVAATAGVDRPTRATSAASTDPNATGPTPYDRAARLVDDNVDLAALGEPFDPN
- a CDS encoding FAD-dependent oxidoreductase; translated protein: MDSRTDADALVIGGGATGAGIARDLARRGVDVTLVDREGLSSGTSGRSHGLLHSGARYAEADGPEARECLEENRILRRIGGACVRETRGLFVQLADDDRAYFEAKRDACEDAGIETEVVSGDAAREAVPTLADDVDRAMWVPDGVVVPSRLVAANAADAREHGARIRTHAPVTDVTVEDEQVTAVALGGDADETVRPNYVVNATGPHAGHIADMAGLTVEMRPTRGVMISVEYDGIEPVLNRCREPDDGDIIVPHDGEVVLGTTSVPVDDPDDYERAEWEVAETVRECAAMLPPVADAPRVRTWWGVRPLYEPEEAARGGRGISRGFHLLDHADEGVANCCSVVGGKLTTYRRMAEATADLVCDRLGVDADCSTADERLPGASDPERLDEYVREFDGQGPTDADLVGT
- a CDS encoding winged helix-turn-helix domain-containing protein codes for the protein MSLEFSSSGETPGFECVIGALDDEVCREIIAVLEEPMTVEDIAEATDRPLSTTYRKLDCLTDAGLAEEAVGVREGRHRKSRYVANLDGISIVLDDDNELRVDIERSTEFGIWSELQREF
- a CDS encoding ADP-ribosylglycohydrolase family protein, encoding MVDRDRARVALLGLSCGDALGRPVEGWPAERIAREHGTLESFVGDGTHGKPPGTVTDDTELATILARSLLACDGFDRDDFAARLVDWYESGPFGIGGTTTEALRRIADGTPPLEAAEAARAAKSPGRKATNGSVMRCAPLAIAYADDREALERVSCESSRVTHADPRCVHGCAALNLTIAAVLEGDERPLETALAALSDDAPPELVDRLEPIPENVDPDSLVPENDAVETLRTALYHALTASDLETAVVGAVNEGGDADTIGAVAGAVAGARFGAGALPERWLTNVAGRAERRELADRLAEVEPSER